The proteins below come from a single Chitinophaga pinensis DSM 2588 genomic window:
- a CDS encoding sodium:solute symporter family protein, whose translation MMKSAIDTTVIFIFSAFVLIIGLLFARTGRNMKSFFAGGEAVPWFIGGLSLFMSFFSAGTFVAWGSIAYKYGFVSVTIQWTMCLGGIITAFLLAPRWKRTGALTAAEFIRQRLGAPVQKFYVNIFLLVSLFNKGAVLYPVAKLVSVSLGFPLTTCTIVLGLMMIAYTAIGGLWAVMVTDILQFVILTAAVLMVLPLSLDAAGGWTKFTQQVPADFFNVINGEYSIGFILAFALYHISYIGGNWTFVQRYTSVDSPKSAKKVAFLFAGLYLVSPVIWMLPPMIYRSIDPALTGLNTENAYLQVCRLVLPPGLMGLMLTGMYFSTSATANTTLNVTSAVITNDIYKALINPGASDRQLIRVARLSGLLLGIGMIGVALLVPAAGGMIEVVLSIAAITGGPSLLPPLWALFSKKLTGKAAYIISGASLLVNLLFKLLVPALTTLKLSRSEEMLLGVGLPFLLLLLYEFVIAPTTAAKEYQDYRIFRTRQQQDAAAQSAAEKEAIHKQNLFGLRVIAFSLAFTALLLYVLSILASSGNMLVAMIASAVLLAAIIPLRAVRKIRKQPEYMLQNNIPVEDSDVHHHLKNRESKNEAYDERTRQ comes from the coding sequence ATGATGAAATCAGCGATAGATACGACGGTTATATTCATTTTTTCAGCCTTTGTGCTGATTATAGGATTGCTGTTTGCCCGTACCGGAAGAAACATGAAATCTTTCTTTGCAGGCGGGGAGGCCGTGCCCTGGTTTATCGGAGGCTTGTCCCTTTTTATGAGTTTCTTTTCTGCGGGTACTTTTGTGGCCTGGGGTAGTATTGCTTATAAGTATGGTTTTGTATCAGTCACGATACAATGGACCATGTGTCTCGGCGGCATTATTACTGCTTTTTTGTTAGCCCCCCGCTGGAAGCGTACAGGCGCTCTGACGGCAGCAGAATTTATTCGTCAGCGGCTCGGCGCACCGGTACAGAAATTTTATGTCAACATATTCCTGCTGGTATCCCTGTTCAATAAAGGCGCTGTATTGTATCCCGTAGCAAAACTGGTCAGCGTATCACTAGGCTTTCCCCTGACTACCTGTACGATCGTATTAGGGTTGATGATGATCGCCTACACTGCTATTGGTGGTTTATGGGCGGTGATGGTGACCGATATTCTACAGTTTGTAATTCTTACGGCAGCCGTGCTGATGGTCTTACCCTTATCGCTTGATGCAGCAGGTGGATGGACTAAGTTCACACAACAGGTACCCGCTGATTTCTTTAATGTCATCAACGGAGAATACTCCATCGGTTTCATTCTCGCATTTGCGTTATACCATATCAGCTACATTGGCGGTAACTGGACTTTCGTGCAACGTTATACAAGCGTAGATTCTCCGAAATCAGCAAAGAAAGTAGCGTTTTTATTTGCAGGGTTATACCTGGTTAGTCCGGTGATATGGATGCTGCCACCTATGATTTACCGTAGTATCGATCCGGCATTAACCGGATTGAATACGGAGAATGCCTATCTGCAGGTTTGCCGCTTAGTGTTACCACCGGGTCTCATGGGATTGATGCTGACGGGTATGTACTTCTCTACATCCGCGACTGCGAATACCACCTTAAATGTTACTTCTGCTGTTATCACCAATGATATTTATAAGGCATTGATTAATCCCGGGGCCAGCGACCGGCAGCTGATCCGTGTGGCGCGCCTTTCCGGTTTATTACTGGGAATAGGGATGATTGGTGTGGCATTGCTTGTACCGGCGGCAGGAGGTATGATTGAAGTGGTGCTCAGTATTGCAGCTATTACTGGCGGTCCTTCTTTATTGCCGCCACTGTGGGCATTGTTCTCAAAGAAACTGACGGGCAAAGCGGCTTATATTATTTCGGGCGCCAGTTTGCTGGTCAACCTGTTGTTTAAACTGCTTGTACCGGCATTGACTACACTGAAGCTGAGCCGTTCCGAAGAAATGCTCTTGGGTGTAGGATTACCATTCCTGTTATTGCTACTCTATGAATTTGTCATCGCGCCTACAACAGCGGCGAAAGAATACCAGGATTACCGCATATTCCGTACACGACAGCAACAGGACGCGGCAGCACAATCCGCAGCAGAAAAAGAAGCCATCCATAAACAGAACCTTTTCGGGCTGCGCGTGATTGCATTTTCACTGGCATTTACTGCGCTGCTGCTCTACGTATTGAGTATACTGGCCTCCAGCGGTAATATGCTGGTAGCAATGATTGCAAGCGCCGTATTACTGGCGGCTATTATTCCGCTGCGTGCCGTGCGGAAGATCCGTAAACAACCCGAATACATGCTACAAAATAACATCCCTGTAGAGGATAGTGATGTACACCATCACCTGAAAAACAGGGAATCAAAAAACGAAGCTTATGATGAAAGAACAAGGCAGTGA
- a CDS encoding SusC/RagA family TonB-linked outer membrane protein gives MKKRLFQLLGIFPILLIPILCFSQQLTVKGRVTSADNGEALPGVTVRVKGAATGAVSGPDGSYTLALKQPATTLVFTFTGYATQEVAVEGKSQLDVALQSGRKDLDEVVVVGYGTQQKANVAGSITSVKTADLKQTPISNVVQGLQGRVSGVQITQNSAAPGGNISMRIRGVNSINGTSEPLYVVDGVQLSNSGGVNDISSLSIINPNDIESVAVLKDASATAIYGARGANGVVLITTKRGKSGKTVVSYDGYYGVQRTTKRMDMMNAAEFAALENEIYKTSVYENPAALGEGVDWQDKIFRDAPMQNHQVTIAGGSDRTQFAMSGNYFKQDGIMLSSDFTRYSFRLNFDHRVSNLLRVGASMFTSYVVNNTVPAGSTSIDAGAVTGSMLGAAMGAPPTLEPYRADGTIFPFGDQMNGRYREVVNPIGLSMILNRDKVNRTLGNIYAEITPFKGLTYRANFNPVLSGTLADYYSPRAIMNTGDLAGGGGSASKTNSNNVVLLHESIITYETRIAKEHALKVTGVFATQSNNSNSNTINASKFPNDATANEAVQLATERTVSSSRSKDRLDSYMGRINYGFRDRYLLDLIARVDGSTKFGSNNKYGFFPAAAIAWRASEEPFMKGMSGVSNLKLRFSYGLTGNAGAIDAYKSLSLQGTSGLYYFDHNPVIGIRPTGIANRDLKWERSLQADFGFDLGLWNDRVNVTADIYHKKTDDLLFVKILPGSSGYSEVTGNFASMENKGLEFSMDAVILDKAVKWSVAGNISFNRNKLLSLADGLSEYSVSNYQVMQVGQPLALFKTYVFDGIYQTGETVLEGSGSRTGGVKVRDLNKDGIISAGDQTIVGNANPSFIYGFSTNLSYKNFDLSAFFSGVQGNKVYNLIRYTFENPLGGRNMYKSLVNRWSPDNPSNEYVSGFQGGRLPLSDRFMEDGSFLRCKNITLGYRLPKISNISSARVYVSANNLFTLTDYTGYDPEVNTFGNSNKQIGVDNLVYPTARSFLLGLQVAF, from the coding sequence ATGAAAAAACGTTTATTTCAATTATTGGGAATTTTCCCAATACTGCTCATCCCAATACTTTGTTTTTCGCAGCAGCTGACGGTGAAGGGAAGGGTCACCAGCGCTGATAACGGGGAGGCATTACCCGGCGTGACTGTCAGGGTGAAAGGCGCCGCTACCGGCGCTGTATCGGGTCCTGATGGCAGTTATACCTTAGCGCTTAAACAACCTGCTACCACCCTCGTATTTACATTCACCGGTTATGCCACACAGGAAGTAGCTGTGGAGGGGAAAAGTCAGCTTGACGTTGCACTGCAATCGGGCAGGAAAGACCTGGATGAAGTCGTGGTAGTAGGATATGGTACACAGCAGAAAGCCAACGTCGCTGGTTCCATCACATCAGTAAAAACTGCTGATCTTAAACAGACGCCTATCTCCAACGTCGTACAAGGCTTACAGGGCCGTGTATCGGGTGTACAGATTACGCAGAATTCCGCTGCTCCCGGTGGAAACATCAGTATGCGTATCCGGGGTGTGAACTCCATCAACGGTACCTCTGAACCACTCTACGTAGTAGACGGTGTGCAACTGTCTAACTCCGGTGGTGTCAATGACATCAGCTCCCTGTCTATTATCAACCCCAATGACATTGAGTCCGTCGCTGTGCTGAAAGACGCTTCCGCAACGGCTATCTATGGTGCGCGTGGGGCAAATGGGGTAGTGCTGATTACGACCAAACGGGGTAAATCCGGCAAGACCGTAGTCAGTTACGACGGCTATTACGGTGTACAACGTACGACTAAACGGATGGACATGATGAATGCAGCCGAATTTGCCGCACTGGAAAATGAGATCTATAAAACAAGCGTATACGAGAATCCCGCTGCATTAGGTGAGGGTGTAGACTGGCAGGATAAAATATTCCGTGATGCACCTATGCAGAATCACCAGGTAACAATCGCGGGTGGTTCGGACAGAACACAGTTCGCCATGTCAGGCAACTATTTCAAACAGGATGGTATCATGCTCAGTTCTGACTTTACACGTTATTCCTTCCGCCTGAATTTCGATCACCGGGTTAGTAATCTGTTGAGGGTGGGGGCCAGCATGTTTACCAGTTATGTAGTCAATAATACCGTACCCGCTGGTTCAACCAGTATAGACGCGGGGGCCGTAACCGGTAGTATGTTGGGCGCCGCAATGGGCGCTCCGCCGACATTAGAACCTTACAGGGCAGATGGTACGATATTTCCCTTCGGGGATCAGATGAATGGCAGATACCGGGAGGTAGTCAATCCTATCGGACTGTCAATGATCCTGAACAGGGATAAGGTCAACCGGACATTAGGAAATATCTATGCAGAGATTACGCCATTCAAAGGACTGACTTACCGCGCTAATTTCAACCCGGTATTATCTGGTACACTGGCGGACTACTATTCTCCCCGTGCGATTATGAATACAGGTGATCTCGCTGGTGGTGGCGGTTCTGCTTCAAAGACGAATTCCAATAACGTCGTCTTACTCCATGAAAGTATCATTACCTACGAAACGCGTATCGCCAAAGAACACGCCTTAAAGGTAACAGGCGTATTCGCTACACAGAGTAACAATTCAAATTCCAATACTATTAACGCCAGTAAGTTTCCCAACGATGCCACTGCAAACGAAGCCGTGCAACTGGCCACAGAAAGGACCGTCAGCAGCAGCCGTTCCAAAGACAGACTCGACTCCTATATGGGGCGTATTAACTACGGCTTCCGCGATAGATACCTGCTGGACCTGATCGCGCGTGTAGATGGTTCTACGAAGTTCGGATCTAATAATAAATACGGTTTCTTTCCCGCTGCCGCTATCGCCTGGCGTGCGTCTGAAGAACCTTTTATGAAAGGTATGTCCGGTGTCAGTAACCTGAAACTCAGATTCAGCTACGGGCTTACCGGTAATGCCGGTGCGATCGATGCCTATAAGTCACTATCACTGCAAGGTACTTCCGGTCTTTATTACTTCGATCACAACCCTGTTATCGGCATCCGTCCAACGGGTATTGCCAACAGAGACCTGAAATGGGAACGCTCCTTACAGGCAGATTTCGGGTTTGACCTCGGTCTCTGGAATGATCGTGTAAATGTGACAGCAGATATCTATCACAAGAAAACAGATGATCTGCTGTTTGTGAAAATACTCCCTGGTTCATCCGGCTATAGCGAAGTAACCGGCAATTTCGCCAGTATGGAAAATAAAGGGCTGGAGTTTTCTATGGACGCTGTCATCCTGGACAAAGCCGTAAAATGGTCAGTGGCGGGTAATATCTCCTTCAACAGAAATAAACTGCTGTCCCTGGCAGATGGTCTTTCAGAATATTCAGTAAGTAACTACCAGGTCATGCAGGTAGGTCAACCGCTGGCTTTATTCAAAACTTACGTATTTGACGGTATCTATCAGACGGGGGAGACGGTGCTGGAAGGATCCGGTAGCCGTACCGGTGGTGTGAAAGTAAGGGACCTTAACAAAGATGGTATCATCAGCGCCGGAGACCAGACGATTGTCGGTAACGCAAATCCCTCTTTTATCTATGGCTTCTCCACCAACCTGAGTTATAAAAACTTCGATTTAAGTGCCTTCTTCTCCGGTGTGCAAGGCAATAAAGTATACAACCTGATCCGCTATACTTTTGAAAACCCATTGGGTGGCAGGAATATGTACAAGTCGCTGGTTAACCGCTGGTCTCCTGATAATCCCAGCAATGAGTATGTCAGTGGTTTTCAGGGTGGCAGATTGCCTTTGAGCGATCGTTTTATGGAAGACGGTTCTTTCCTCCGCTGTAAAAATATTACCCTCGGTTATCGTCTGCCAAAGATCAGCAATATCAGTTCCGCAAGGGTATATGTCAGCGCCAACAACCTGTTTACCCTGACGGACTATACCGGTTACGATCCCGAAGTGAATACCTTCGGTAATTCCAATAAACAGATAGGGGTAGATAATCTGGTATATCCCACTGCCCGTTCATTCCTGCTTGGTCTGCAGGTAGCATTCTGA
- a CDS encoding RagB/SusD family nutrient uptake outer membrane protein, producing MKKIFPYGIILLTFICACSKLEETPYSSIYTDNFYKTAEDAEAALASVYTELADLYAGPSALIVPDFSADQIYPRPVVGRDTYTLFSFDPQYSAAASYSRTNESPVDIWNNCYSGIENANWLLMKLPQTNMSNETRKRQIFGEAYFMRAFYHWFLAKNFGEIVIRTKPSQTIEDAYVGKSAKADIYKQIYADLDSAEAALPAYSSSLVKGRPCKEAAAALHAKAALYGEDWAVALQEAKVVLTSASGVGLLDNVLDVYDVTKEDAARRENLWAFEAESIVNGRSSQIMSLYGPPNSAAPAYGATSYGSAFAYQSFFDSFDPKDKRRQLMDTNYTNKQGVIIHQAAITPITKQGVLVRKYADKNSNGGSHATNIPILRVADVYLVAAEAEARLNGGSATAYQYINTVRARAGLDALAEGLGKDDFIAAVLQERSWELYAEGDRWYDLSRTSTFRQLVPPAVNDVYKIRSPQPRNQYFPIPQNEVNANTLLEQNPAWK from the coding sequence ATGAAAAAAATATTCCCATATGGCATTATTCTTCTGACGTTTATCTGTGCTTGCAGTAAACTGGAAGAAACACCTTACTCGTCGATCTACACAGATAATTTCTATAAAACAGCAGAGGATGCAGAAGCTGCACTGGCTTCCGTTTATACCGAGCTGGCAGACCTGTACGCCGGTCCTTCCGCACTGATCGTACCTGATTTCAGTGCCGACCAGATCTATCCGAGACCGGTAGTCGGAAGAGATACGTATACCTTGTTCAGCTTTGATCCGCAGTATAGTGCTGCCGCGAGTTACAGTCGTACGAATGAATCGCCGGTTGATATCTGGAATAACTGTTATTCGGGTATTGAAAACGCGAACTGGTTGCTGATGAAGTTACCGCAGACAAACATGAGCAATGAAACCCGTAAACGGCAGATCTTCGGCGAAGCTTATTTTATGCGGGCTTTCTATCACTGGTTCCTGGCAAAGAACTTCGGCGAGATCGTTATCAGAACAAAACCCAGCCAGACCATCGAGGATGCATATGTGGGTAAAAGCGCCAAAGCAGATATTTACAAACAGATCTATGCCGACCTGGATTCCGCAGAAGCTGCCTTGCCTGCATACAGTAGTTCCCTGGTAAAAGGCCGTCCCTGTAAAGAAGCGGCCGCTGCACTTCATGCCAAAGCTGCTTTATACGGCGAAGACTGGGCAGTGGCATTACAGGAAGCAAAAGTAGTATTGACCAGCGCTTCCGGTGTCGGCTTACTGGATAATGTACTGGATGTATACGATGTGACAAAAGAAGATGCCGCCAGAAGAGAAAATCTCTGGGCCTTTGAAGCAGAGTCTATCGTGAATGGCCGTAGTTCTCAGATCATGAGTCTGTATGGTCCGCCGAATAGTGCCGCTCCTGCATATGGCGCTACTTCCTATGGTTCTGCTTTCGCTTACCAGTCTTTCTTTGATTCATTTGATCCTAAGGATAAACGCCGGCAGCTCATGGATACCAATTACACTAATAAACAGGGTGTTATTATCCACCAGGCGGCTATCACGCCTATCACCAAACAAGGTGTGCTCGTCAGGAAGTATGCGGATAAGAATTCCAACGGTGGTAGCCACGCAACGAACATTCCTATCCTGCGTGTGGCGGATGTATACCTGGTCGCTGCCGAGGCAGAAGCAAGATTAAATGGTGGATCTGCCACTGCTTATCAGTATATTAATACCGTAAGAGCAAGAGCCGGACTCGACGCCTTAGCGGAAGGATTAGGTAAAGACGATTTTATAGCCGCCGTATTGCAGGAACGCAGCTGGGAACTGTATGCAGAAGGTGATCGCTGGTATGACCTGAGCCGTACCAGTACCTTCCGTCAGTTAGTGCCACCGGCAGTAAATGATGTGTACAAGATACGCAGTCCGCAGCCACGTAACCAGTATTTTCCGATCCCTCAGAACGAAGTAAATGCCAATACCCTGCTGGAGCAAAATCCGGCCTGGAAATAA
- a CDS encoding glycoside hydrolase family 88 protein has translation MRLKGKLYSLGLILCVQTVTAQLRLQNERLQLEWTKQPDGYQLATIRTDGQTLSNPSGKYLLLYSAGKPDSIPNLQLANTHPGGFSLADYRYLVKNWEDNLRPVNMNTAGIPLPFYPERVQQTVAGALVFTHTDDYGECKAVWQLDKQFQHDILVDITFTAKKAGYYAIATPTLATAQQDKPEFGMIPGYFQSDLVQHDLVLSYGYGQGIPDKPVVFRERTASTLSPLITTQGITMAVIPAPGTSRDPWEKDHYTHQQWKLGLSVMNRDGRFTPVAYHPVLGETGSYMEPGAQRTFSFRYTVQAADWYTVYQHAVNDVYHFADFLKLKTTRQSLSDRIMSILHYLDDDSTSMWKTFDYKGLRIGAQSYLGGVVGSGGDAMKNSDYGAMWMLATITGDTTLLHQRLPAARNFKLVQQQAEPGFFQGAAVGQYYLWKKQRFTEEWGTYVEPVALTYYTMLDIGNILLFQPKDDALRQRLRLGADKLLEWQQEDGHWEVGYDGSSTKAVFTDIPDLRPTFYGLLVAYRILKDEKYLKAAMKGADWLIREGVNKGSFLGVCGDARFVPDFATGQTVQTLLDLYESCGDEKYKSAAIAAARIYTASIYTHPVPSMERKTVNGQKWADWQISQAGLSFEHGGSLGSANSHGPIMLASHAGMFVRLFSLTHDSLFINMARAAVLGRDAFIDTATSVASYYWRAMNKGAGPYPHHAWWQVGLLTDYLVSEVALRSNNGISFPKGFVTPKVGPHACYGFAPGQLFGRAVDLYMPDGWLQVNNPQVDYLSAKSPSGKEIYILLLNNDDAPQQTTVTINAGKASAVKTQQVKLLNATGTVEDEKLSGQQWSVNIPPYGLKIIALSL, from the coding sequence ATGCGATTGAAAGGAAAATTATACAGCCTGGGGTTGATACTGTGTGTGCAGACCGTTACCGCGCAGCTCCGGCTACAGAATGAAAGACTACAACTGGAATGGACAAAGCAACCGGATGGATACCAGCTGGCGACGATCCGTACAGATGGGCAGACCTTATCAAATCCATCAGGCAAATACCTGTTGCTGTACAGTGCCGGTAAACCAGACAGTATACCCAATCTGCAATTAGCCAATACACATCCCGGTGGTTTCTCCCTGGCCGACTATCGCTACCTGGTGAAGAACTGGGAAGATAATCTTCGTCCGGTGAATATGAATACCGCCGGTATACCGCTTCCTTTCTATCCTGAGCGGGTACAGCAAACGGTCGCCGGAGCGCTGGTATTTACCCATACGGATGACTATGGGGAATGCAAAGCTGTCTGGCAACTGGACAAACAATTTCAACACGATATACTGGTCGATATCACTTTTACCGCTAAGAAGGCCGGTTATTATGCCATCGCTACGCCTACACTGGCTACTGCCCAACAGGATAAACCTGAATTTGGGATGATTCCGGGGTATTTCCAGAGTGACCTCGTACAGCACGACCTGGTACTCAGTTATGGTTACGGACAAGGCATACCCGATAAACCGGTCGTCTTCCGCGAACGTACCGCCAGTACTTTAAGTCCGCTGATCACCACACAAGGTATCACCATGGCGGTCATTCCCGCACCGGGTACCAGTCGCGATCCCTGGGAAAAAGACCACTATACCCACCAGCAATGGAAACTGGGATTATCTGTGATGAACAGGGATGGCCGCTTTACACCGGTCGCCTATCATCCTGTACTTGGCGAAACAGGTTCTTATATGGAGCCCGGCGCACAACGAACTTTCTCCTTCAGGTATACGGTACAGGCGGCAGACTGGTACACGGTGTACCAACATGCGGTAAACGACGTCTATCATTTTGCGGACTTCCTGAAACTGAAGACGACCCGGCAGTCACTCTCCGACAGGATCATGTCAATCCTGCATTACCTGGATGACGACAGCACCTCGATGTGGAAGACCTTTGACTACAAAGGATTGAGAATAGGCGCACAGTCCTATCTCGGCGGTGTGGTGGGTTCCGGTGGGGATGCCATGAAAAACTCTGACTATGGGGCTATGTGGATGCTGGCAACGATTACGGGAGATACGACTTTATTACACCAGCGACTGCCGGCAGCCCGTAATTTCAAACTCGTACAGCAGCAGGCGGAACCTGGCTTTTTCCAGGGCGCTGCCGTCGGACAATACTACCTCTGGAAAAAACAGCGTTTTACGGAGGAATGGGGCACTTATGTGGAACCTGTGGCACTGACCTACTACACGATGCTGGATATTGGTAATATACTCCTCTTTCAGCCCAAAGATGATGCCTTGAGACAACGCCTCAGACTGGGCGCTGATAAATTGCTGGAATGGCAGCAGGAAGATGGGCACTGGGAAGTAGGATATGATGGTAGCAGCACCAAAGCTGTTTTTACGGATATCCCCGATCTGCGGCCGACTTTTTACGGACTGCTTGTCGCTTACCGTATACTGAAGGATGAAAAGTATTTGAAAGCTGCGATGAAAGGGGCAGACTGGCTGATCCGGGAGGGCGTCAATAAAGGTAGTTTCCTCGGCGTATGCGGGGACGCCCGTTTTGTACCGGATTTTGCTACCGGTCAGACCGTACAGACCCTGCTCGACCTCTATGAAAGCTGTGGTGATGAAAAGTATAAATCGGCGGCAATCGCTGCTGCAAGAATTTATACGGCCTCCATTTACACACATCCGGTGCCTTCTATGGAAAGAAAGACAGTCAACGGACAGAAATGGGCAGACTGGCAGATCAGTCAGGCAGGACTGAGTTTTGAGCATGGAGGCAGTCTGGGATCGGCGAATTCACACGGTCCGATTATGCTGGCCAGTCATGCCGGTATGTTTGTACGCCTGTTCTCCCTTACACATGATTCACTCTTTATCAATATGGCGCGGGCGGCTGTACTGGGTCGTGACGCTTTTATAGACACCGCCACCAGTGTGGCTTCCTACTACTGGCGGGCGATGAATAAGGGTGCTGGTCCTTATCCGCATCACGCCTGGTGGCAGGTCGGACTGCTGACCGACTATCTTGTGTCAGAAGTGGCGCTCCGCAGTAATAACGGGATCAGTTTCCCAAAAGGATTTGTTACACCCAAGGTTGGCCCACATGCCTGTTACGGATTTGCGCCCGGTCAGTTGTTTGGGAGAGCAGTAGACCTGTATATGCCGGATGGGTGGTTGCAGGTAAACAATCCACAGGTGGATTATCTCAGTGCGAAGAGTCCGTCGGGAAAGGAGATATACATCCTGCTCTTAAACAATGATGATGCTCCTCAGCAAACAACGGTCACCATCAACGCAGGCAAAGCGTCTGCCGTGAAAACACAGCAGGTGAAATTACTCAATGCTACAGGAACTGTTGAAGATGAAAAATTATCCGGTCAGCAATGGTCGGTTAACATTCCGCCATATGGCCTGAAAATAATTGCACTCAGCTTATGA
- a CDS encoding LacI family DNA-binding transcriptional regulator, translated as MKAKYITIIDIARQLNISKSTVSRALTGHPNVKEHTRKAVMELASSMEYQRNSLALGFSKHNTNTIGIMVPEFMSTYFPSVIVGVQDVMQAAGYNVVICQQNESYESEVSNMKLLLSYRVDGIIVSHTKETRNFDHFTLAQRRGVPLVFFNRVPEDMNVPNVIVNDYEAAFQAVEHLIRIGRRRIAHLAGPESLVNTRLRRQGYLDALKKHGIAHNPDLMLSYDLTTEKVKIYMKHFLELDTPPDALFAINDPTAIAAMEVVKAKGLRIPEDIAIVGFSNDFSAGLVHPGLTTVAQPTSEIGRTAAEMLLQEMRAKVKNDYTIKKAPTVQLSTRLIIRESTVPEEKSKKMVKSK; from the coding sequence ATGAAAGCAAAGTACATTACGATCATCGACATCGCCCGGCAACTGAACATCTCAAAATCGACGGTATCACGTGCATTAACGGGGCATCCCAATGTGAAGGAACATACCCGCAAGGCGGTCATGGAACTGGCGTCGAGTATGGAATACCAGCGTAATTCGCTGGCATTGGGCTTTAGCAAACACAATACGAATACGATCGGCATTATGGTGCCGGAGTTTATGTCCACGTATTTCCCTTCGGTGATTGTCGGCGTACAGGATGTGATGCAGGCAGCTGGATATAATGTAGTGATCTGTCAGCAGAATGAATCGTATGAGTCGGAAGTCTCCAATATGAAGTTATTGCTCTCCTATCGTGTTGATGGCATCATTGTATCGCATACCAAAGAGACGCGCAACTTTGATCATTTCACCCTGGCACAACGCAGGGGCGTACCACTGGTATTCTTTAACCGGGTACCGGAAGATATGAATGTGCCGAATGTGATTGTCAATGACTATGAAGCGGCTTTTCAGGCAGTGGAACACCTGATCCGTATTGGCAGAAGAAGGATTGCACATCTGGCAGGGCCGGAGTCATTGGTGAATACCCGTTTACGCAGACAGGGTTATCTTGATGCATTAAAGAAACATGGTATTGCACATAATCCCGATCTGATGTTGTCTTATGACCTGACGACGGAAAAAGTAAAGATCTATATGAAGCATTTTCTTGAACTGGATACACCACCGGATGCCTTATTTGCCATCAATGATCCAACGGCGATTGCGGCAATGGAAGTGGTGAAGGCAAAGGGATTACGAATACCGGAGGACATTGCCATTGTAGGCTTTAGTAATGACTTTTCTGCGGGGCTGGTACATCCGGGACTGACGACTGTCGCACAGCCGACTTCAGAGATCGGCCGTACAGCAGCGGAAATGTTGTTACAGGAAATGCGGGCGAAGGTAAAGAATGATTATACCATTAAGAAAGCGCCAACAGTGCAGTTGTCTACGCGGCTGATCATACGTGAGTCTACGGTGCCGGAGGAGAAGTCAAAAAAGATGGTGAAGAGTAAATGA